One segment of Pelecanus crispus isolate bPelCri1 chromosome 2, bPelCri1.pri, whole genome shotgun sequence DNA contains the following:
- the PAXIP1 gene encoding PAX-interacting protein 1, whose amino-acid sequence MAADEEELKVPEEMFKDVKFFVVGDIDPKVIQLLKAGKAKEVSYNALASHIISEDGDNPEVGESREVFDLPVVKPSWVILSVRCGALLPVNGFSPESCQIFFGVTACLSQVSSEDRSTLWALITFYGGNCQLSLNNKCTHLIVPEPKGEKYECACKRDSIKIVTPDWVLDSIADKAKKEETPYHPRLIIYEEEEEEEEEEEEEAENEEQDSQNEASTDEKLSSPASSREGSPLGDQVFSPKSTTADKAKGELMFDDSSDSSPEKQERNLNWTPAEVPQASAAKRRLPQGKDSGLINLCANVPPVPGNILPPDMRGNLMASVQGAQSSDRQEMMATWSPAVRTLRNITNSADIQQINRPSNVAHILQSLSAPTKSLEQQVNHSQQGHPNAVLFSQVKLTPETHLLQQSHQAQQQQHHPLLHLQPQQLMQLQQQQQQQPQISQQSFQQQQPHQFSQQQQQVHQQHQFAQQQLQFPQQQLHAQQQLHRPQQQLQFQQQHALQQQLHQLQQQQLQQQQLQQLQQQNLQQQQLQQQQQQIQQQQLQQQHLQRLHQQHQQQQMQNQATQHLTQTSQALQHQVAAQQPQHHQQQQQQLQQQPLFGHDPAAEIPEEYFLLGCVFAIADYPEQMSDKQLLATWKRIIQAHGGTVDPTLTSRCTHLLCESQVSNMYAQALRERKRCITAHWLNSILKKKKMVPPHRALHFPVAFPPGGKPCSQHIISVTGFVDSDRDDLKLMAYLAGAKYTGYLCRSNTVLICKEPSGLKYEKAKEWRIPCVNAQWLCDILLGNFEALRQIQHSRYTVFSLQDPLSPSQHLVLNLLDAWRVPLKVSPELLMGVRLPLKPKQNESSLQPSSKRARIEDLPPPTKKLTPELTPMVLFTGFEPMQVQQYIKKLYILGGEVAESAQKCTHLIASKVTRTVKFLTAISVVKHIVTPEWLEECFKCQKFVDEQNFVLRDAEAEVLFCFSLEESLKRAQVAPLFKGKYFYITPGICPSLSTMKAIVECAGGKVLSKQPFFRKLMEHKQNKSLPEIILISCENDLHLCREYFARGIDVHNAEFVLTGVLTQTLDYESYPFCVKAVCCFGKCGLLKVFLN is encoded by the exons GTTATTCAACTTCTGAAAGCTGGGAAAGCAAAGGAAGTTTCTTACAATGCACTGGCTTCACATATTATTTCAGAAGATGGGGACAATCCAGAAGTCGGAGAATCTCGTGAAGTTTTTGATCTCCCTGTGGTAAAG ccttCCTGGGTGATCTTGTCTGTTCGCTGTGGAGCTCTTCTGCC TGTAAATGGCTTTTCTCCAGAATCGTGTCAGATCTTTTTTGGAGTCACTGCCTGTCTCTCTCAG GTTTCATCTGAAGACCGAAGTACGCTGTGGGCTTTGATTACTTTTTATGGAGGGAATTGCCAGCTGAGCCTCAATAATAAATGTACTCATTTGATTGTGCCTGAGCCAAAGGGG gaaaaatATGAATGTGCTTGTAAACGGGACAGCATTAAAATTGTGACACCAGACTGGGTACTGGATTCTATAGCTGATAAGGCTAAAAAAGAAGAGACTCCTTATCATCCTCGTTTAATTATATacgaggaggaagaagaggaggaggaggaagaggaggaggaagcagaaaatgaagaacaagATTCTCAAAATGAAGCTAGTACTGATGAAAAATTATCAAGCCCAGCATCTTCTCGAGAAGGATCACCTTTGGGTGATCAAGTTTTTTCACCAAAATCTACTACTGCTGATAAGGCAAAAGGGGAACTGATGTTTGATGATTCTTCAGATTCCTctccagaaaagcaagaaaggaatTTGAACTGGACACCAGCTGAAGTCCCACAGGCATCTGCAGCAAAGCGTAGGTTGCCTCAAGGGAAAGACTCTGGGTTAATTAATTTATGTGCCAATGTCCCACCAGTGCCAGGTAACATTTTGCCTCCGGATATGAGAGGCAAtctaatggcttcagtacaagGTGCCCAAAGTTCTGATCGACAGGAGATGATGGCCACGTGGAGTCCAGCCGTGCGGACATTAAGGAATATTACTAATAGTGCTGATATTCAGCAGATTAATAGACCATCAAATGTAGCACAT ATATTACAATCACTTTCAGCACCTACAAAAAGTTTAGAACAACAAGTAAATCATAGCCAACAGGGACATCCAAATGCGGTGCTGTTTAGTCAAGTGAAACTAACACCAGAGACACATTTATTACAGCAGTCACATCAAGCACAGCAACAACAGCACCATCCTCTTTTACACCTTCAACCTCAACAACTTATGCAgctacaacagcagcagcagcaacaaccCCAGATTTCCCAGCAGTCtttccaacagcagcagcctcaTCAGTTTtcacaacagcaacagcaagttCATCAGCAGCACCAGTTTGCGCAACAGCAGCTTCAGTTTCCACAGCAGCAGTTACATGCGCAACAGCAGCTACACCGTCCTCAGCAACAGCTCCAGTTCCAACAGCAGCATGCTTTGCAACAGCAACTTCATcagttgcagcagcagcagctccagcagcaacaattgcagcagctccagcaacaGAATCTGCAACAACAAcagctgcaacagcagcagcagcaaatacagcagcagcaattgcagcagcagcacttacAGCGATTACACCAACAGCATCAGCAACAGCAAATGCAGAATCAGGCGACGCAGCACTTAACTCAGACATCTCAAGCACTACAGCATCAAgttgcagcccagcagccacaACATcaccagcagcaacagcaacaactgCAACAGCAGCCGCTTTTTGGACACGATCCAGCAGCGGAGA TTCCAGAAGAGTATTTCCTACTGGGCTGTGTCTTTGCAATTGCTGATTACCCAGAACAGATGTCTGACAAACAGCTGTTAGCGACCTGGAAACGG ATCATTCAAGCACATGGTGGGACAGTGGACCCTACCCTTACAAGCAGATGTACACATCTTCTTTGTGAAAGCCAAGTCAGTAACATGTATGCTCAG GCtttaagagaaaggaagagatgtATTACAGCACATTGGCTGAACTCAATcttgaagaagaagaaaatggtacCACCTCATCGAGCCCTTCATTTTCCAGTGGCATTTCCACCAGGAGGAAAGCCATGCTCTCAAcat ATAATCTCTGTGACGGGATTTGTTGATAGTGACAGAGATGACCTCAAACTAATGGCTTACCTAGCAGGCGCCAAATACACAGGCTATCTGTGTCGCAGCAATACAGTTCTCATCTGCAAAGA GCCTAGTGGCTTGAAGTATGAGAAGGCTAAAGAGTGGAGAATACCATGTGTAAATGCACAATGGCTCTGTGACATACTGCTAGGAAATTTTGAAGCTTTACGGCAGATACAGCACAGTCGGTATACAGTATTCAGTCTTCAAGATCCACTTTCTCCTAGTCAACATCTAGTTCTAAACCTTTTGG ATGCTTGGAGAGTCCCACTAAAGGTATCACCAGAACTTCTAATG GGTGTGAGGTTGCCTttgaaaccaaagcaaaatgaatCCAGTCTTCAACCATCTTCCAAAAGAGCAAG GATTGAAGACCTACCACCACCTACTAAAAAACTCACCCCAGAATTGACACCAATGGTGCTCTTCACAGGATTTGAACCTATGCAAGTTCAACAGTACATTAAG aaactgtaTATCCTTGGAGGTGAAGTAGCAGAATCTGCCCAGAAGTGCACCCATCTAATTGCCAGTAAGGTGACCCGAACTGTCAAGTTCCTGACAGCAATTTCTGTAGTCAAGCACATAGTAACTCCAGAGTGGTTGGAAGAGTGTTTCAAATGCCAGAAGTTTGTTG atgagCAGAACTTTGTGCTCAGAGATGCTGAAGCTGAGGTGCTGTTCTGCTTTAGTTTAGAGGAGTCTCTAAAGAGAGCACAAGTAGCTCCACTGTTCAAG ggaaaatatttttacattacacCTGGAATCTGTCCCAGTCTCTCCACCATGAAAGCTATTGTGGAATGCGCAGGAGGAAAAGTATTATCTAAACAACCTTTTTTTCGAAAACTCATGGAGCATAAGCAGAATAAA AGTTTGCCGGAGATAATCTTGATTTCCTGTGAAAATGACCTTCATTTATGTCGAGAATATTTCGCAAGAGGCATAG ATGTCCACAATGCTGAGTTTGTCCTGACTGGGGTACTCACTCAAACACTGGATTATGAATCATATCCTTTTTGTGTAAAGGCTGTCTGCTGCTTTGGGAAGTGTGGTTTACtaaaagtttttcttaattag